A single region of the Thermotoga profunda AZM34c06 genome encodes:
- a CDS encoding methyl-accepting chemotaxis protein, whose translation MKLSLKFYGIVLVLVILAVSLVPFIVLSTGQNQKVTSDLSNQMYRNMLNGALEVLREYVRDEYGTLRLQNSELVDKDGIAIKNRFEVVDKISKQMNIVATIFQAKDDDFLRVATSIRKDDSTRAVGTFLGKDSAAYRPIVQKQRYIGQAKILSKDYATGYDPILDESGNVIGILFVGVPQEQINKIINKAKSDFVKNNIILTAILVVVAIIIGMFFVNAILIKPFSVISTAIANIAQGDLTYKISSKFRSKEFEGLSRALAKMQKDLSTMVSDISHSSQKISSSSQVLASTSQELGATSEELSSQMEEVNKSAQNASASIQEVTSGIEEVAASAQNVSKSAQGLTEKASEVNNAAKEGEKAVQSIVQIINQTKEKSTQTEKAVNELSERAKNIQEIVQTINSIAEQTNLLALNAAIEAARAGEAGRGFAVVADEIRKLAEESKKATDKIGQILNQIQQGAQQASIVTTETVKVVEKATEQSEVVRERLMNILKQVETISSQIESLAASAQEQSAAAQEMSSAMDSATKSITSIAQQIEEMTQAVKQQADSSQSVSSASEELSSIAETLVEQVRKFRLS comes from the coding sequence GTGAAACTATCTTTGAAATTCTACGGCATAGTACTTGTTCTGGTGATCCTTGCCGTTAGTTTAGTTCCATTTATTGTATTATCGACAGGTCAAAATCAGAAAGTCACATCTGATCTCTCAAATCAGATGTACAGAAATATGCTAAACGGTGCACTTGAAGTTCTCAGAGAATATGTGAGAGACGAATATGGTACATTGAGATTACAGAATTCAGAACTTGTCGATAAAGACGGAATAGCTATCAAAAATAGGTTTGAAGTCGTAGACAAAATCAGCAAGCAGATGAACATCGTTGCCACGATCTTTCAAGCCAAAGACGACGATTTCTTGAGAGTTGCCACTTCTATTAGAAAAGACGACAGTACAAGAGCAGTTGGAACCTTTCTTGGCAAAGACAGTGCGGCATACAGGCCAATCGTTCAAAAACAAAGATATATTGGACAAGCCAAGATTCTATCTAAAGATTATGCAACAGGTTATGATCCAATATTAGATGAAAGCGGAAACGTCATAGGCATTCTCTTTGTTGGTGTACCTCAAGAACAGATAAACAAGATCATCAACAAGGCAAAGAGCGATTTTGTCAAAAACAATATTATCCTTACCGCAATACTCGTTGTTGTAGCAATAATCATTGGAATGTTTTTCGTCAATGCTATTTTGATAAAACCATTCTCTGTCATATCAACTGCCATTGCCAATATAGCTCAAGGAGATCTTACTTACAAAATTTCTTCAAAATTTCGAAGTAAAGAATTCGAGGGGCTTTCAAGAGCACTTGCAAAGATGCAAAAAGATTTATCCACAATGGTATCAGATATCTCCCACAGTTCACAGAAAATCTCATCTTCAAGTCAAGTTTTGGCATCGACTTCTCAAGAACTTGGCGCAACCAGTGAAGAATTATCCTCACAGATGGAAGAAGTAAATAAATCAGCACAGAATGCAAGTGCATCGATACAAGAAGTGACAAGTGGTATAGAAGAAGTAGCAGCCAGTGCACAGAACGTATCTAAATCAGCTCAAGGATTAACAGAAAAAGCATCAGAGGTGAACAATGCAGCCAAAGAAGGAGAGAAAGCAGTACAGAGTATAGTACAGATAATAAACCAGACCAAAGAGAAATCAACACAAACAGAGAAGGCAGTGAATGAATTAAGTGAAAGGGCAAAGAACATACAAGAGATAGTACAAACAATAAACTCAATAGCAGAACAGACAAACTTATTGGCATTGAATGCAGCGATAGAAGCAGCGAGGGCAGGAGAAGCAGGTAGGGGATTTGCAGTAGTAGCAGATGAGATAAGAAAACTTGCAGAAGAGAGTAAGAAAGCGACAGACAAGATAGGACAGATATTGAATCAGATCCAACAAGGAGCACAACAAGCGAGTATAGTTACAACTGAGACGGTGAAGGTAGTAGAGAAGGCAACAGAACAATCTGAGGTAGTAAGAGAAAGGTTAATGAATATTCTAAAACAAGTAGAGACGATAAGTAGTCAGATAGAGAGTTTAGCAGCGAGTGCACAGGAACAGAGTGCAGCAGCACAAGAGATGAGTAGTGCAATGGACAGTGCAACAAAGTCAATAACATCCATAGCACAACAGATAGAAGAGATGACTCAAGCAGTAAAACAACAAGCTGATTCAAGTCAAAGTGTTTCAAGTGCTTCTGAAGAGTTATCTTCTATCGCTGAAACTCTTGTTGAACAGGTTAGAAAGTTTAGATTGAGTTGA
- a CDS encoding thrombospondin type 3 repeat-containing protein, with protein sequence MNKKQISARCLIFLLIFLMTPVLTFGNSFESFTHLQVSLGSLLDLVVSNSTLVLLFHSEQDYILQVIKEPEGTLLWQKSYSEIYTNIQPVRIIGQWLVFYGKEKSSDFERTYVLDLYTGEDPYSNYNQDFLRRMEPVVGYFDNRLVLKGAADFYVLDLNTKNWFKDDLIRGKSFVALVGEKIVFVDKKNKKPLLFSLKDGSIEWTNQRFSQEVIDFLSNEPLYQDNISLKAFPILLASKKGLKTTPTRFLLLKEDGTCKIFETQNLMLTREKWRIIFQDAIGSGRNSILVVGLRPDTPSIADRMMLLSFDSNGNLLAYRDFGYVNLHYIGLDQSNRLTMVYGDYQDDFRVKSFDATLNLIFEKDYSSSLVANDISVQKDRDLYMWTFCKMGEGEKGANTVVGIDRYNGQITAFYPFSEELGYFRNGGINSSHLFVSFESQEKVTVFRIPLENKGWWNATLKVSEPIYPDSTVEVIYSPTLATLSANAGIISQNNLWTTPHDPGTYILTLTMGQLKQDFVVKVSEYDFTLNIPEFVYTDSTIEISCTPDIAQLTANAGTIVGKNTWKTPFEPGVYVLTLKTERTSREFTVNVLPKDTDGDGINDWVEYLQGTDINNSNTDWDILSDADDLSPSIDPSEPVLKELQEPGMVRVEQPVVFYGLHGWVDIYTMDLSSMDLVYLRRSESDGVRHSKMNEDSYRKNLDHLFESENFTVYDLKKSNIFQLSWSSKPDYRSEFQYFYLADILHHNEYRFYYDFLQDFRIVCMKNNKEIRYPDPYQFYRYILYPIRLVPGYRAKLSVQFADFSMYSDLNYLDDSHYKIPGFLYSFYASNNFDDDKNLPYHQGLTIALIEKPGIFHFVIEIPADKAVHGFSYLKITPIWVEKNGSSVSYIPMFPKWNITGIVRETIYLQDSFGNSRVMREEFDSFEALASGIMSQRDFAASGDVKTSSEWFGILQKDPSSEKNSITAMEVFQTVGMITTKSAEFGKKVCSLTEASVKSVYKIDDLDKLPGDHWAKSNKFSNIKSGLEVVTGAVSIVTNGYQAWVAFKEGDYVKVGYYALKSVSSAVGAAPELVNLAKSNLGYAGKATKLGVIATKKGQVALAIATGAIEVGYDIYNFSTTDDPIMKTAYGERIAADTIDTAISVFAELYPPLKAAQIVWSVEIEIYSWFFGEDLAYKVAKSPGTALVFMWEYFVTAVPSQFAEEAYEAAKGSLMELIQRHNEAKVGSIAIFVDPQL encoded by the coding sequence ATGAATAAAAAGCAAATTTCAGCAAGATGCTTGATTTTCTTGTTGATTTTTCTTATGACACCTGTGTTGACATTTGGTAATTCTTTTGAATCCTTCACACATCTTCAGGTTAGTCTGGGTTCATTGCTGGATTTAGTGGTTTCTAACAGTACGTTGGTACTACTTTTTCATTCAGAACAAGATTATATTCTTCAAGTTATCAAGGAGCCCGAAGGAACTTTGTTGTGGCAAAAATCCTATAGTGAGATATACACAAATATTCAGCCAGTAAGAATTATTGGACAATGGCTGGTTTTTTATGGGAAAGAGAAGTCATCAGATTTTGAGCGAACCTATGTACTTGATCTATATACTGGTGAAGATCCTTATTCAAATTACAATCAAGACTTCTTGAGGCGTATGGAACCTGTCGTGGGATATTTTGATAATCGACTTGTCTTGAAAGGCGCAGCCGATTTCTATGTTCTTGATCTAAATACGAAAAACTGGTTCAAAGATGATCTGATAAGAGGAAAATCCTTTGTAGCTTTAGTTGGCGAGAAAATAGTTTTCGTAGATAAGAAAAACAAAAAGCCCTTACTTTTTTCATTGAAAGATGGTTCAATTGAATGGACAAACCAAAGGTTTTCTCAAGAAGTAATTGATTTTCTTTCAAATGAGCCTTTGTACCAAGATAACATCTCTTTGAAAGCCTTTCCAATTTTATTGGCTTCGAAAAAAGGTCTTAAAACCACACCTACACGCTTTCTCTTACTCAAAGAAGACGGAACGTGTAAAATCTTTGAAACTCAGAATTTGATGTTGACAAGAGAAAAGTGGAGGATAATTTTCCAAGATGCCATTGGATCTGGGAGAAACTCCATTCTTGTAGTTGGACTTCGTCCAGATACACCATCGATCGCTGATAGAATGATGCTTTTAAGTTTTGATTCAAATGGCAATCTTTTGGCATACAGGGATTTTGGGTACGTGAATCTTCATTACATAGGATTAGATCAATCGAATAGACTGACCATGGTATATGGTGATTATCAAGATGATTTTCGTGTTAAAAGTTTTGATGCCACTTTGAATTTGATTTTTGAAAAAGACTACAGTTCTTCTTTGGTCGCAAATGATATCAGTGTACAAAAGGATAGAGATCTATACATGTGGACTTTTTGCAAAATGGGTGAAGGTGAAAAAGGTGCGAATACAGTTGTTGGAATCGATAGATACAATGGACAGATAACTGCTTTTTATCCTTTCTCAGAAGAATTGGGATATTTTAGAAATGGCGGTATAAATTCTTCGCATTTATTTGTTTCATTCGAATCACAGGAGAAGGTGACGGTCTTTCGCATACCATTAGAAAACAAAGGCTGGTGGAATGCCACGTTGAAGGTTTCTGAACCAATCTACCCCGATTCGACCGTTGAAGTGATTTATTCACCGACTTTGGCAACTCTTTCCGCAAATGCTGGTATAATCTCACAGAATAACCTCTGGACGACACCGCATGATCCAGGAACATATATTCTCACATTGACAATGGGACAATTGAAACAAGATTTCGTAGTAAAGGTTTCGGAGTATGACTTTACTCTAAACATTCCAGAGTTTGTGTACACCGACAGTACCATCGAAATTTCATGTACTCCAGATATAGCTCAATTAACAGCAAACGCAGGCACAATCGTTGGAAAAAATACCTGGAAGACACCTTTTGAACCAGGGGTCTATGTTCTGACCTTGAAAACTGAAAGAACAAGCCGTGAATTCACAGTGAATGTATTGCCAAAGGACACAGATGGTGATGGTATAAACGACTGGGTGGAATATCTTCAAGGTACAGATATCAACAATTCAAATACAGATTGGGATATTCTGTCTGATGCAGATGATCTTTCACCGAGTATTGATCCATCAGAACCAGTGCTTAAAGAACTCCAGGAGCCAGGCATGGTTCGTGTTGAACAGCCTGTTGTTTTTTATGGATTACACGGTTGGGTGGATATTTATACCATGGATCTATCTTCTATGGATTTAGTCTACCTAAGGCGATCTGAATCAGATGGTGTCAGGCACAGCAAGATGAATGAAGATAGTTATAGAAAAAATTTAGATCATCTCTTTGAGTCGGAGAATTTCACAGTATACGATTTAAAAAAGAGCAATATATTTCAACTATCATGGTCTTCCAAACCAGATTACAGATCTGAATTTCAGTATTTCTACCTTGCCGATATTCTTCATCACAACGAGTACAGGTTTTATTACGATTTTCTGCAAGATTTTAGAATTGTATGCATGAAAAACAACAAAGAAATTAGATATCCAGATCCATATCAGTTCTATCGCTATATACTCTATCCCATCAGGTTAGTCCCAGGTTATAGGGCAAAACTCTCTGTCCAGTTCGCAGATTTCTCGATGTACAGTGATTTGAATTATCTTGATGATTCTCACTACAAAATACCAGGGTTTCTCTATTCATTCTATGCTTCGAACAATTTCGATGATGATAAAAATCTGCCTTATCACCAAGGTCTGACTATAGCATTGATTGAGAAACCTGGGATCTTTCATTTTGTCATAGAGATTCCAGCTGACAAAGCCGTGCATGGCTTTAGTTATTTGAAAATCACGCCTATCTGGGTGGAAAAAAATGGAAGTTCGGTTTCATACATCCCCATGTTTCCAAAATGGAATATAACTGGTATTGTCCGTGAAACGATCTATTTGCAGGACAGTTTTGGTAATAGCAGGGTAATGCGTGAGGAATTTGATAGTTTCGAAGCGCTTGCCAGCGGAATTATGTCTCAGCGGGACTTTGCAGCTTCAGGTGATGTCAAGACGAGTTCTGAATGGTTTGGAATCTTGCAAAAAGATCCCAGTTCTGAAAAAAACAGTATCACCGCTATGGAAGTGTTTCAGACGGTTGGAATGATTACAACAAAATCCGCTGAATTTGGTAAGAAGGTCTGTTCTTTGACTGAAGCAAGTGTTAAGTCAGTTTATAAAATCGATGATCTTGATAAATTACCAGGCGATCATTGGGCGAAATCCAATAAATTTTCGAACATAAAATCAGGGCTCGAGGTCGTGACCGGTGCTGTCTCTATTGTGACAAATGGTTATCAAGCATGGGTTGCATTCAAAGAGGGTGATTATGTAAAAGTCGGATATTATGCACTCAAGTCAGTGTCTTCAGCAGTTGGAGCAGCGCCCGAATTGGTCAACCTTGCCAAATCAAATCTTGGTTACGCTGGTAAGGCAACAAAACTCGGTGTAATCGCTACAAAGAAAGGCCAAGTCGCACTTGCCATTGCAACTGGTGCAATCGAAGTTGGTTATGATATTTACAATTTCTCAACTACCGATGATCCAATCATGAAAACCGCTTATGGTGAAAGGATAGCCGCCGATACCATTGACACGGCGATATCGGTATTTGCAGAGTTATATCCGCCTTTGAAGGCCGCACAAATAGTCTGGTCTGTTGAGATAGAAATATATTCGTGGTTTTTCGGAGAAGACCTTGCATACAAGGTTGCCAAGTCTCCTGGCACGGCTTTGGTGTTCATGTGGGAGTATTTTGTGACTGCTGTACCTTCGCAATTTGCTGAAGAGGCTTATGAAGCAGCGAAAGGTTCATTGATGGAGTTAATTCAAAGGCACAATGAAGCCAAGGTGGGTAGTATAGCGATCTTCGTTGATCCGCAATTGTGA
- a CDS encoding zinc ribbon domain-containing protein, whose amino-acid sequence MKQWHQGKFSKSVQYSGIGSIKRRLGYNLRTQVHVLDRFQPTTKTCSNCGTKIDIALSERTFNCPNCRLSIDRDLNSAYNMLRFVGLDRPEVTPVEKETTVRIFGENPNVLISFLR is encoded by the coding sequence ATGAAGCAATGGCATCAAGGCAAGTTCTCAAAGTCTGTCCAGTACAGTGGTATTGGGTCAATCAAAAGGAGATTGGGCTACAATCTTCGAACCCAAGTCCACGTACTGGACAGATTTCAGCCAACAACCAAGACATGTAGTAACTGTGGGACAAAAATCGATATTGCACTCAGCGAAAGAACGTTTAATTGTCCAAACTGTAGATTAAGTATTGATCGTGATTTAAACTCAGCCTATAACATGTTGAGATTCGTAGGGCTGGACCGGCCCGAAGTAACGCCTGTGGAGAAGGAGACCACTGTCAGGATATTTGGAGAAAATCCAAATGTCCTGATAAGTTTCCTTCGATGA
- the lpdA gene encoding dihydrolipoyl dehydrogenase: MYDAVIIGAGPGGYVAAIKLSQKGKKVALVEKSFVGGTCTNWGCIPTKALLSSTHLYLEITEKSKQLGVNVENVQYDFSTMKNHMNKVVTMSRKGIEYLLKKYNVELINGEATIESPNLVKVADTKLEAKNIVIATGSYPALIPPFDKVPNIWTSDDVFKMEKLPESILIVGGGVIGVEFATFFSTLKVPVTIVELMEHILPTEDKDVAEIIAKSLRKKEVQIYESSKVIDVQATDEGFKCLIETKEGTIEKTVQKVLVSVGRRPKIGEDVKKLGIEIQRGIKTNQKMQTNIPNIYAIGDVRGQIMLAHVAMYEGVVAAKNICGEEAYMDYSAVPSVIFSNPEVASVGIREKDADPSKVKIFSFPLSANGRARTILEREGFVKVIAEKETKKILGMTIVGPSATDMIMEGVIAIKNGLNAKELEESIHPHPTLTETILGAMEGIVEMPIHL, translated from the coding sequence TTGTACGATGCAGTTATTATTGGTGCTGGACCAGGTGGTTATGTCGCCGCGATAAAACTTTCGCAGAAAGGTAAAAAGGTCGCCTTGGTGGAAAAATCCTTTGTCGGTGGTACATGTACAAATTGGGGATGTATACCGACAAAAGCGCTTTTGAGCAGCACTCATCTTTATCTGGAAATCACAGAAAAATCAAAACAATTGGGTGTGAATGTAGAAAATGTGCAATACGATTTTTCCACGATGAAAAACCACATGAACAAGGTCGTCACGATGTCCAGAAAAGGCATCGAGTATCTATTGAAAAAATACAATGTGGAATTGATAAATGGCGAAGCGACGATCGAATCTCCTAATCTTGTTAAGGTAGCAGATACAAAACTTGAAGCAAAAAATATTGTTATCGCGACGGGTTCTTATCCGGCACTTATACCGCCTTTTGATAAAGTGCCGAATATCTGGACGAGTGATGATGTTTTCAAAATGGAAAAATTACCAGAGAGTATTTTAATAGTCGGTGGAGGGGTGATAGGTGTTGAGTTTGCAACCTTTTTCTCCACCCTGAAAGTACCAGTTACCATCGTTGAACTCATGGAACACATACTTCCAACAGAAGATAAAGATGTAGCGGAGATCATCGCCAAATCACTTAGAAAAAAGGAAGTTCAGATATATGAATCTTCGAAGGTTATTGATGTTCAAGCAACAGATGAAGGTTTTAAATGTTTGATAGAGACCAAGGAAGGGACCATAGAAAAGACTGTGCAGAAAGTCCTTGTCTCTGTTGGAAGAAGACCAAAGATTGGTGAAGATGTGAAGAAACTTGGTATTGAGATACAAAGGGGCATTAAAACAAACCAAAAGATGCAAACTAATATTCCGAATATCTATGCAATCGGTGATGTGAGAGGTCAAATAATGCTGGCTCATGTCGCGATGTATGAGGGTGTCGTTGCCGCGAAAAATATCTGCGGTGAAGAGGCATATATGGATTATTCTGCCGTACCGAGCGTTATATTCTCAAATCCGGAGGTCGCAAGCGTAGGAATCCGTGAGAAAGATGCAGATCCTTCAAAGGTCAAAATCTTTTCATTCCCGTTGAGTGCAAATGGTAGGGCAAGAACGATACTTGAAAGAGAAGGATTTGTCAAAGTCATAGCAGAAAAAGAGACGAAAAAGATTTTGGGTATGACAATCGTGGGACCATCCGCGACTGATATGATAATGGAAGGTGTGATAGCCATCAAAAATGGACTGAATGCAAAAGAATTAGAGGAATCTATCCACCCACATCCAACTTTGACGGAGACGATTCTCGGTGCCATGGAAGGTATCGTTGAGATGCCAATACATCTATAA
- a CDS encoding (2Fe-2S)-binding protein: MRRILAHPILDVEKPKVVKFFFEGKELEAFEGETIAAALVANGVDVFGRTEHSRPRGFYCAIGKCSSCLMIVDGVSNVRSCITLVKEGMQVKRQIGRGEITW, translated from the coding sequence TTGCGCAGAATATTGGCTCATCCAATCTTGGATGTCGAAAAGCCAAAGGTTGTGAAGTTTTTCTTTGAAGGCAAGGAGCTTGAAGCTTTTGAAGGCGAAACGATAGCTGCAGCACTTGTCGCAAATGGTGTAGATGTCTTTGGACGGACGGAACATTCAAGACCAAGAGGATTCTACTGTGCCATAGGTAAATGTTCATCATGCTTGATGATTGTCGACGGTGTATCCAATGTGAGGAGTTGTATCACGCTTGTGAAGGAAGGCATGCAGGTGAAACGGCAGATTGGTAGAGGTGAAATAACATGGTGA
- a CDS encoding FAD-dependent oxidoreductase, which produces MVKTDFLIIGGGPAGLSAAIETGKRNIKTLVIDEGVELGGQLVKQTHKFFGHEGFYASVRGFEIAKKLVSQLNENVVIMKQTTVTGIYEDVITAYDREKDSVIEIEPKYILISVGASERFIPFENNHLPGVYGAGAVQTLMNQFRVLPGKRILMIGSGNIGLIVSYQLLQAGAQVKAIVEIADKVGGYQVHAAKVKRFGVPILLRHTIKKAIGEEKVEGAVIGQVDDRFNIIPGTEREFAVDVICVAVGLVPSVELAQMAGVKIEYIPELGGYVPYRDREMRTNIKNIFVAGDLAGIEEATTAMIEGRIAGLVVARELTGTDQPDLERMQQELIEFRSGPFSDKVRKGLERFFSQQIVSYSKDGQKDLGPTGKLRPIIECYENIPCNPCQTSCPSGAIDVPGNINSLPIVDYSKCTGCGICVMKCPGLAIFMVQENFQPGKDLVVLPYEFLPLPEKGQKVIALDRDGKDVAQAEVLKVIKSANKTNLIHIVVPAGLAQKVRSFRIPQKADSLVCRCEEITVEEIEKAIDEGYTDYEELKRYLRIGMGPCGGRTCRTITLGILSKKTGKSLKEISCGTFRPPSMPVKFDSIIKGEIEHEK; this is translated from the coding sequence ATGGTGAAAACAGATTTCTTGATAATTGGAGGTGGACCTGCTGGTTTAAGTGCTGCAATTGAAACAGGTAAAAGAAATATAAAGACACTGGTTATTGATGAAGGTGTAGAACTCGGTGGGCAGTTGGTTAAACAGACACATAAATTTTTTGGACACGAGGGATTCTATGCATCAGTTAGAGGTTTTGAAATAGCAAAAAAACTGGTTTCACAGCTGAATGAAAATGTTGTGATTATGAAACAAACAACTGTAACTGGTATATATGAAGATGTCATTACCGCCTACGATAGAGAGAAAGATAGTGTTATTGAAATAGAACCAAAGTATATTCTCATCTCTGTTGGTGCAAGTGAACGTTTCATTCCATTTGAAAATAACCATCTTCCTGGTGTGTACGGCGCTGGAGCGGTACAGACACTGATGAATCAGTTCAGAGTCCTACCTGGCAAGAGAATCTTAATGATCGGTTCTGGAAATATCGGTTTGATCGTTTCATATCAACTTCTACAAGCAGGTGCACAGGTTAAGGCGATTGTCGAGATAGCAGACAAAGTTGGAGGTTATCAAGTTCATGCGGCAAAGGTGAAAAGATTTGGTGTTCCTATACTGCTCAGGCACACGATCAAAAAAGCAATCGGAGAAGAAAAAGTCGAAGGTGCCGTGATAGGACAAGTCGATGACAGGTTCAACATAATCCCTGGTACTGAGAGAGAATTCGCCGTCGATGTGATATGTGTGGCAGTAGGACTTGTACCGTCAGTTGAACTTGCTCAAATGGCTGGTGTGAAGATCGAATACATTCCAGAGCTTGGAGGATATGTACCCTATAGGGATAGAGAAATGAGGACTAATATTAAAAACATCTTTGTTGCAGGAGATCTTGCGGGAATCGAAGAGGCAACAACTGCCATGATAGAAGGTAGAATAGCAGGACTTGTTGTTGCAAGAGAATTGACAGGTACAGATCAGCCAGATCTTGAAAGGATGCAACAAGAGCTGATTGAATTTAGATCTGGACCATTTTCAGATAAAGTTCGAAAGGGATTGGAAAGATTTTTCTCACAACAAATAGTGAGTTATTCTAAAGATGGACAAAAAGATTTGGGACCAACTGGAAAACTAAGACCCATAATAGAGTGTTATGAAAATATACCGTGTAACCCATGCCAAACATCTTGTCCTTCTGGTGCAATTGATGTACCTGGCAATATAAACAGTTTGCCAATCGTTGATTATTCAAAATGTACTGGTTGTGGAATATGCGTGATGAAATGCCCAGGCCTTGCCATCTTTATGGTTCAGGAAAATTTCCAACCTGGTAAAGACTTGGTTGTCTTACCTTACGAATTCTTACCTTTACCGGAGAAAGGTCAAAAGGTCATCGCACTCGATCGAGATGGGAAAGATGTTGCACAGGCAGAGGTTTTAAAGGTTATCAAATCAGCCAACAAAACTAATTTAATTCATATTGTGGTGCCAGCTGGTTTAGCGCAGAAAGTCAGAAGTTTTCGCATCCCACAAAAAGCTGATTCACTTGTTTGTAGATGCGAAGAGATAACTGTTGAAGAAATTGAAAAGGCAATAGATGAAGGTTACACAGACTATGAAGAACTCAAAAGATACCTGAGGATCGGAATGGGACCATGCGGTGGGAGAACTTGTAGAACAATCACGCTCGGAATACTTTCAAAAAAGACAGGAAAGAGCTTAAAGGAGATAAGTTGCGGCACATTCAGACCACCTTCGATGCCGGTGAAATTTGATTCGATCATCAAGGGAGAGATTGAACATGAAAAATGA
- a CDS encoding NAD(P)/FAD-dependent oxidoreductase: protein MKNEYKVAIIGGGIVGCSIAYHLAKFGESDVVVFEKSYLSSGSTGRCAGGIRQQWSSPNNVILAMRSVSLFEKLSQETGVDIEYEQGGYLVLSYDDQEAAQFEKNVEMQRGLGLDVQILTPKQVKERYPYIDVDGVRLATFCQKDGHANPHLANFAYAKAARRLGVDILTHTEVIAVEVLKDGFELFTNKGIVRSQILINAAGPYSREIGKMVGVDLPTESYRHQIMVTEAVKNFFDPMAISFSGNFYMRQTKHGQFIMGQGDIDEKPGINNDVTYKFEKEMAKKMSKIFPFLSKLRIVRHWSGHYNMSPDAQPIIGESPKVPNFYYAVGFSGHGFMLAPAVGEALAQMILYGKTLHVDISELNLDRFEKGVVREKNVV, encoded by the coding sequence ATGAAAAATGAATATAAAGTAGCTATCATAGGTGGAGGAATAGTTGGTTGTTCGATAGCTTACCACCTTGCAAAATTCGGTGAGAGTGATGTAGTGGTCTTTGAAAAAAGTTATTTAAGTTCAGGTTCAACGGGACGATGTGCAGGTGGGATAAGGCAACAATGGAGCTCACCAAATAACGTGATATTAGCCATGAGAAGTGTTTCACTCTTCGAAAAACTCTCACAAGAGACAGGTGTTGATATAGAGTACGAGCAAGGAGGATATTTAGTTCTTTCCTACGATGATCAAGAAGCCGCACAATTTGAGAAAAACGTTGAAATGCAAAGGGGACTCGGATTAGATGTTCAAATTCTCACACCAAAGCAAGTCAAAGAGAGATACCCATATATCGATGTCGATGGAGTTAGATTGGCAACCTTCTGTCAGAAAGATGGTCATGCAAATCCACATCTTGCAAACTTCGCATATGCAAAAGCCGCACGAAGACTGGGTGTAGATATTTTGACACATACTGAAGTCATCGCAGTTGAGGTGCTCAAAGATGGGTTTGAATTGTTCACAAACAAAGGTATAGTAAGATCTCAAATATTGATAAATGCAGCTGGGCCTTATTCGAGAGAGATTGGAAAAATGGTTGGTGTGGATCTTCCAACAGAGAGTTATAGACATCAAATAATGGTTACAGAGGCTGTGAAGAATTTCTTTGATCCCATGGCTATAAGTTTTTCTGGTAATTTTTATATGAGACAAACAAAACATGGGCAGTTCATCATGGGCCAAGGTGATATAGATGAAAAACCCGGTATAAACAACGATGTCACCTATAAATTTGAGAAAGAGATGGCAAAAAAAATGAGCAAAATTTTTCCTTTCTTATCAAAGTTGAGAATAGTGCGTCACTGGTCTGGTCACTATAACATGTCACCCGATGCTCAACCGATCATAGGAGAGTCCCCAAAGGTTCCCAATTTCTATTACGCAGTGGGTTTCAGTGGTCATGGTTTCATGCTCGCACCAGCAGTTGGTGAAGCACTGGCACAGATGATATTGTATGGCAAAACATTGCACGTAGATATAAGCGAGTTGAATCTCGATAGATTTGAAAAAGGCGTGGTACGTGAGAAAAATGTAGTTTAG
- the yajC gene encoding preprotein translocase subunit YajC: MEIIYSAAPGATSSAPSTTATGSGFSFIFLLIILFAMFYFLMILPQRRREKQFRDMISNMKRGDTVVTVGGIVGKVIDIKKDTIKIKTAMTTELEVTKRAIATVLKEEVKEKEETKEQEEKDKEQN; the protein is encoded by the coding sequence GTGGAAATAATCTACAGTGCGGCGCCGGGAGCGACAAGCAGCGCTCCAAGTACAACTGCTACAGGATCAGGTTTCAGTTTCATCTTTCTTTTGATTATACTCTTTGCGATGTTTTATTTTCTCATGATTTTGCCACAGAGAAGAAGAGAGAAACAGTTCCGCGATATGATTTCAAATATGAAGCGTGGCGATACGGTTGTGACTGTTGGCGGAATCGTGGGGAAAGTCATAGACATCAAGAAAGATACAATCAAAATCAAGACAGCCATGACGACAGAACTTGAAGTTACAAAAAGGGCAATAGCAACTGTTTTAAAGGAAGAAGTCAAAGAGAAAGAGGAAACAAAGGAACAGGAGGAAAAAGACAAGGAACAAAATTGA